One genomic window of Microbacterium testaceum StLB037 includes the following:
- a CDS encoding quaternary amine ABC transporter ATP-binding protein, which yields MTHPPALAPRTPATPALAAKNLFKVFGRSPQAAVQKLRSGARRDEIAEHGTAAVIDASFEVQPGEIFVIMGLSGSGKSTIIRMLNGLHEATAGTVEVKGDALTGVGPARLRSLRRERLAMVFQHFALLPHRTVAANVAYPLELRGVGKAERLAKADEILALVGLEGWGDKLPSALSGGMQQRVGIARALAADTDILLMDEAFSALDPLIRREMQEQLIELQRTLKKTIVFITHDLNEAMFLGDRIAVMRDGRIVQIGTPEDILTDPANDYVEQFVQDVDRARVLTAGNVMERPRPRVDASAGPRVALRQMRDAYMSAVYVTDRDRKPLGIITDRDAMKLVRAGENSLRSKLKPMPQSVHEDDVLMNLFVPSVESPLPLAVLDTEGRLTGVIPRVTLLAALGPGPTATEEITVLPQPLPSAEIDAVLADAGPAGESEAVR from the coding sequence GTGACACATCCGCCTGCCCTCGCGCCGCGCACCCCCGCGACGCCAGCCCTGGCCGCGAAGAACCTGTTCAAGGTGTTCGGCCGCTCTCCACAGGCCGCCGTACAGAAGCTCCGCTCCGGCGCGCGCCGCGACGAGATCGCCGAGCACGGGACCGCCGCCGTCATCGACGCGAGTTTCGAGGTCCAGCCCGGCGAGATCTTCGTCATCATGGGTCTCTCCGGTTCCGGCAAGTCCACGATCATCCGCATGCTGAACGGTCTGCACGAGGCGACCGCGGGAACCGTCGAGGTGAAGGGGGACGCCCTCACCGGTGTCGGGCCCGCGCGCCTGCGCTCCCTGCGGCGCGAACGCCTCGCGATGGTGTTCCAGCACTTCGCGCTCCTCCCGCACCGCACGGTGGCGGCCAATGTCGCGTATCCCCTCGAGCTCCGCGGCGTCGGCAAGGCCGAGCGCCTCGCCAAGGCCGACGAGATCCTCGCCCTGGTGGGTCTCGAGGGGTGGGGCGACAAGCTCCCCTCCGCCCTGTCCGGCGGTATGCAGCAGCGCGTCGGCATCGCCCGCGCGCTCGCCGCCGACACCGACATCCTGCTCATGGACGAGGCGTTCAGCGCCCTCGACCCGCTCATCCGCCGCGAGATGCAGGAGCAGCTCATCGAGCTGCAGCGGACCCTGAAGAAGACGATCGTCTTCATCACCCACGATCTCAACGAGGCGATGTTCCTCGGCGACCGCATCGCGGTCATGCGCGACGGGCGCATCGTCCAGATCGGCACCCCGGAAGACATCCTCACCGATCCCGCCAACGACTACGTCGAGCAGTTCGTGCAGGATGTCGACCGCGCCCGCGTGCTCACCGCCGGCAACGTCATGGAGCGTCCGCGTCCGCGCGTCGACGCCTCCGCCGGTCCGCGCGTCGCGCTCCGCCAGATGCGCGACGCGTACATGTCGGCCGTCTACGTGACCGACCGCGACCGCAAGCCGCTCGGCATCATCACGGACCGGGATGCCATGAAGCTCGTCCGCGCGGGAGAGAACTCGCTGCGCAGCAAGCTCAAGCCGATGCCGCAGAGCGTCCATGAGGACGACGTCCTCATGAACCTCTTCGTCCCCTCGGTCGAATCGCCCCTGCCCCTGGCCGTGCTCGACACCGAGGGGCGCCTGACCGGCGTCATCCCCCGCGTCACCCTGCTCGCGGCCCTCGGCCCCGGCCCCACCGCCACGGAGGAGATCACCGTGCTTCCGCAGCCCCTGCCCTCCGCCGAGATCGACGCGGTGCTCGCCGACGCGGGTCCGGCCGGCGAGAGCGAGGCGGTGCGCTGA
- a CDS encoding chorismate mutase — protein MTDADPTTILQNLRGSIDNIDAALIFLLAERFRCTKQVGVLKAKHGMPASDPAREEQQIARLMRLAEDADLDPAFAEKWFNFVVAEVIRHHRSAAAHPID, from the coding sequence ATGACGGACGCCGACCCCACGACGATCCTGCAGAACCTGCGGGGCAGCATCGACAACATCGACGCTGCGCTCATCTTCCTGCTCGCGGAGCGCTTCCGGTGCACCAAGCAGGTGGGCGTGCTGAAAGCGAAGCACGGGATGCCGGCATCCGACCCCGCTCGTGAGGAACAGCAGATCGCCCGGCTCATGCGTCTGGCGGAGGACGCGGATCTCGACCCGGCCTTCGCCGAGAAGTGGTTCAACTTCGTCGTGGCCGAGGTCATCCGCCACCACCGCTCGGCTGCCGCGCACCCCATCGACTGA
- a CDS encoding AI-2E family transporter: protein MSRSTRPDPTAEGADAGEPTSRDRPVWSAISRPYAAGFFLTLGGLTAILLGLALSSLSTVLIYIAIALFVALALDPLVRMLVRRGISRAWSIVIVFGGLAVILAAALWLLIPPVVRQVEQFVGDIPTFVNDLIDSDAVRWVESNFGDSLAGVLKEVQSFVTNPTNIAAIGGGLLQVGITIGTFISGAIIVLVLSLYFLAALPKMKNSLVRLTPARSRATVSDMTGQITDSVGGYLAGMVVLALCNAVFAFIVLTILQQPFAALLAALAFGITLIPLVGSVLFWAVATVFTLIVSPTSGLIFAIAYLVYMQIEAYLLTPRVMNRTISVPGSLVVIGALVGGTLLGLLGALVAIPVTASVLLIIKQIVIPRQDAKK from the coding sequence ATGAGCCGATCGACGCGCCCCGACCCGACCGCCGAGGGCGCCGACGCCGGTGAGCCCACCTCGCGTGACCGCCCCGTCTGGTCGGCGATCTCACGCCCCTATGCCGCGGGCTTCTTCTTGACCCTCGGCGGGCTCACCGCGATCCTTCTCGGACTCGCGCTCTCGAGCCTGTCGACCGTGCTCATCTACATCGCGATCGCGCTGTTCGTGGCCCTCGCCCTCGACCCCCTGGTGCGCATGCTCGTGCGCCGCGGGATCTCTCGCGCGTGGTCCATCGTCATCGTGTTCGGCGGACTCGCGGTGATCCTCGCCGCGGCGCTCTGGCTGCTGATCCCGCCGGTGGTGCGGCAGGTGGAGCAGTTCGTCGGCGACATCCCCACCTTCGTCAACGACCTCATCGACAGCGACGCCGTGCGCTGGGTCGAGTCGAACTTCGGCGACAGCCTGGCCGGCGTGCTCAAGGAGGTGCAGAGCTTCGTCACCAACCCGACGAACATCGCGGCCATCGGCGGCGGCCTCCTGCAGGTCGGGATCACGATCGGCACCTTCATCTCCGGCGCGATCATCGTCCTCGTGCTGAGCCTGTACTTCCTCGCCGCCCTCCCGAAGATGAAGAACAGCCTCGTTCGCCTGACCCCGGCGCGCAGCCGCGCGACGGTCTCCGACATGACGGGCCAGATCACCGATTCGGTCGGTGGCTATCTCGCCGGCATGGTCGTCCTCGCCCTGTGCAACGCCGTGTTCGCGTTCATCGTGCTGACGATCCTCCAGCAGCCCTTCGCGGCCCTGCTCGCCGCGCTCGCGTTCGGCATCACGCTCATCCCGCTCGTCGGTTCGGTGCTGTTCTGGGCGGTCGCGACGGTCTTCACATTGATCGTGAGCCCGACCTCGGGACTCATCTTCGCGATCGCCTACCTCGTCTACATGCAGATCGAGGCATATCTCCTCACGCCGCGCGTCATGAACCGGACGATCTCGGTCCCGGGCTCTCTCGTCGTGATCGGCGCGCTCGTCGGCGGAACGCTACTCGGCCTTCTCGGCGCCCTCGTCGCGATCCCCGTCACGGCCTCGGTCCTGCTGATCATCAAGCAGATCGTCATCCCGCGACAGGATGCCAAGAAGTAG
- a CDS encoding N-acetylglucosamine-6-phosphate deacetylase, giving the protein MPSRNHPPVSTLSGPPAAPAFVDLHCHGALGHGFDDADIDGVRAAVEHHRAHGTETLLLSLVSAPVDRMARRLGELAGVLPRVPGVAGVHLEGPFLAHGRRGAHDPEALTVPSAEAAERLIEAGNGIVRAVTIAPELPGATEAIDRFVAAGVAVAVGHTEADYDTAAAAFDRGASLLTHAFNAMPGLGHRAPGPVGAALARDHVVLEVIADGVHVHPVVMRTLFDAAPHRVALVTDAMSATGLGDGVYRLGGLDVEVRDARPVLVGTDTLAGSTLTMDRAVATAIAAGVPEPLAWAAASTVPARVLA; this is encoded by the coding sequence ATGCCCTCGCGCAACCACCCGCCCGTCAGCACCCTCTCCGGACCGCCTGCCGCGCCCGCGTTCGTCGACCTCCACTGCCACGGAGCGCTCGGACACGGCTTCGACGACGCGGACATCGACGGCGTGCGTGCCGCCGTCGAGCACCACCGCGCGCACGGCACGGAGACCCTTCTCCTGAGCCTCGTCAGCGCCCCCGTCGACCGCATGGCGCGCCGACTGGGCGAGTTGGCGGGGGTGCTCCCTCGGGTGCCCGGAGTCGCGGGCGTGCATCTCGAGGGACCGTTCCTCGCTCACGGCCGTCGCGGCGCGCACGACCCCGAGGCCTTGACCGTGCCGTCGGCGGAGGCTGCCGAGCGTCTGATCGAGGCGGGGAACGGGATCGTGCGCGCGGTGACGATCGCTCCTGAGCTCCCCGGCGCGACGGAGGCGATCGATCGGTTCGTCGCGGCGGGGGTCGCCGTCGCGGTGGGCCACACGGAGGCCGACTACGACACCGCCGCCGCCGCGTTCGACCGCGGAGCGAGCCTCCTCACGCACGCGTTCAACGCCATGCCGGGACTCGGGCACCGCGCACCCGGGCCCGTGGGTGCCGCGCTCGCGCGCGACCATGTCGTCCTCGAGGTCATCGCCGACGGCGTCCACGTGCACCCGGTGGTGATGCGGACGCTCTTCGACGCGGCTCCGCACCGCGTCGCGCTCGTCACGGACGCGATGTCGGCGACGGGGCTCGGGGACGGTGTCTACCGGCTGGGCGGGCTGGACGTCGAGGTGCGCGATGCGCGACCCGTGCTGGTGGGGACCGACACCCTCGCCGGCTCGACGCTCACGATGGACCGGGCCGTCGCGACGGCGATCGCCGCGGGCGTGCCGGAGCCGTTGGCGTGGGCTGCGGCCTCGACGGTCCCGGCCCGAGTGCTGGCGTGA